In Pagrus major chromosome 23, Pma_NU_1.0, the genomic window TGTGTAGAGCTAGGTATGTCTGGTTGTGTCCTATCCTGGGGGAAATTCTGGCTCTGACCAACCATAATGTcaaacttgaggcttcaaaCCACCAAACCAACTGGTGACATCACAGTAGGTTAACACTTGAGACGAGTGAGATAAACCAACAGGGAGACATCTGGAGATAACTGACAGATTTATTGACCTGTGTTTGATGGCATAAATGATTTGCAATATTTtctgtgaaagaaaaagcatgttggaacaaattaaaacagaacccATTTTGAATGGCTGCTTATAGTGTGGCGAGACAAAGTGTTTCCCGTTGCCTTGGCGGTTTGTGGGAGCAGTAAAACAGTTTGGACAGTTTCAAGCTGAAATATGTAAGTTAGAAGTGGTTTGTCGAATCCAATGgtgcatgaaaaatgagacaaaCTTCCCTGGTACAGTTTTGTAGTCAGCATGTGTTTGCCTGGCAGTGTGACACGTCCGCTTCACACAGCTCTCATGCTTGAGTCTGTTCCTGTTTCAGTGCTTCTACTGGGCTGTCTTCACTGACACTCTCCTGCTTTCTGTCCACTACGTTTGTGTCCTTCTCTTCGTCCTCCATGGTCAGAGCTAACCACGACTCTTTATGCAACCTCTCGCTCTTTTCCACCTCCTGAACACTGGGTGGTGATGTCGCCTGCATGTGGGCTGGCAGGTGCTTGAACTCTCCCTCGTTCACATCATAGTCCTTCATCTTTGAGTCCAGGATCCACCAGTGGCCAACGAAGCCCACGTCTAGAATACGTTCAGGGAGCTCCCTCCAGGGCACTGACAGGTTGGAGCACTGGGCTTCGTACAGTGTGACGTCTGGGTTGTAGTCTGCACGGTAAACCAGAGACAGAAGACCCAGGCTGATATGGCGGAGCCGGCCATCATTCTGAAGCTTCACTAGGCTCTGCACATGGCCGTCGGAGGTGGCATTGCGGATCCACGGAGACAGCAGGCCCAGCTGGCCAGAGCAGTCGAGCAGGGCGGCTTCAAAGGATGACTGATCAGGTTTGGTATATAAACAGGCCCAGGCCCCGCCCAGCAGACTCAAATAGGCAGAGGCTTTGACAGGCCGCTCCCACGCACCAACAAATATCTCCTTACAGGCCTCTTTGTAGTCAGAGGCCAGGCCGCGAcaccacacacctgcagacacaagAAAGGACACTTAGAGGCTGATCGGATCTGGTATTAACATCCTTAGTGATCCagtcacaagtggacagctccaaGTCGCcaagttcacacctggcattaacatgtgtCTCGAGTGACAACTTGTGATCAGACCTCACTTACCTGCTATACATGGAAATAAACACgtacatcactggaacaaaaggatgctgttttttgttttgtttttttacaaaaagaaagaaatatctctAACATTTGGATCTGGCTAATCATCCTAAGTCTTCTTAAACTTACACGGACGAGTGCAATGGAATGGTCATCTGAGTCCAAGTCCAAGTCGGAAACTCGGGCAACTCGAAATTAGCATAGAAGAAGCCCCCGCCacttttaaattgtttatgtggcagcattttgggtACCCGGTGGAAACAATAAACGGTGACAGACAAGACACGAACAATATGTAAGCTTACATATTGTTCGTGAAGAAAATAGTGCTATACACCGCGGCTAACACGAGCACTATGCAAAGACAcctacagaaccaccacagctctctaCTAAAATCAACCAcacctgtgaagaaaacactgaaaggccaGACAACACTGACGGATACCTTTGCATTTTTGCATCTGCCATTCAAAACACCCGTTTGCAGCGAGTGTCCATGTTTATACTGACTCGGAAATACCGATTTCAGACTTGCAATGGTGCGCAGCATCAAGTGGGtccaagtgtgtttacaggtgttgggggagtactgctgcatgtATGAATAAAGACTTTCGTGGCTCAAGAGGAATCGGTATCTAATCTGATTAAGtgcctccaatgatgtcactccGTGGCtaagggcgcactcacacttggcccagttgatcCGTACCATGCTGAAGCATGATGGTCCCTCCTCGCCCCCcactggcctgcactcacattgctccagCTGCAACCAGGCCTGAGCacggttacctcttgtacatacgtTTTACCTGTGCTTGTGCTCGTGCACGAGCAACCGTTCCATGCTGAGGCGAACCTCTTCCAACCATGCCAGGGCCAAGAAAGTGTCACACGGTGTACCCATACTTatcaaactggactttgggggtcaaatGTGCTTGGGCATGGCAcggattgcctagtgtgagtgtgccctaagttgcattgtgggtaatgatgGCTCCATGTTTTGAAAAGAGATCAGAATGGATACAGCAAAACAGAGAtatcacatttttcttccttttcaacaATAAAGACTTTTCTCAACTTGTCAGTCACACTGACATTTACCAATATGCAGTTAGAGCAACATTATGATACAGGAAACATATTAGTTAACATGATAAATCACCATGTACACCTGATGTTAGATAGAATTTGCATTTTACCATGATAGAGTAGGTATTTTTTTGGTAATTAAAATAAGTGACAACAACTCTCTCATGTTTCCCTTCTACAAACATCATATTACCAGTGAACTTAAGTGAACGGGACAGTAGGATAAACCAAAGTTTACCTACATAACCGAGCTAGTGGGGTTCCTGCAGCCTTGACTGTGACACTAACTAGCTGACATGAATGAGTCGTGGGTTCAGTTCCTCACCAGCTTTA contains:
- the timm29 gene encoding mitochondrial import inner membrane translocase subunit Tim29 codes for the protein MASLRVVRRMFCAAADTVAAPAPSSRWERLKKSKAGVWCRGLASDYKEACKEIFVGAWERPVKASAYLSLLGGAWACLYTKPDQSSFEAALLDCSGQLGLLSPWIRNATSDGHVQSLVKLQNDGRLRHISLGLLSLVYRADYNPDVTLYEAQCSNLSVPWRELPERILDVGFVGHWWILDSKMKDYDVNEGEFKHLPAHMQATSPPSVQEVEKSERLHKESWLALTMEDEEKDTNVVDRKQESVSEDSPVEALKQEQTQA